The segment CTGGCTCGGCGCTCGGCTGTTGTGCCTGGGCAAGATGGCGGCGTCCGTGGCGGCGGGGCCGTGAGGGCCGGGCGATGCTGGCGCTACGGACGGTGCTGGGCCGCTGCCTGGCGGGGCCGGCCCGCCGGGGGGCCGCCGTCCTGGGGAgcggcggtggcggggccgGTGAGGCACGGGGGGGGAGCTCGGGCCGTACCAGAGAGGGTCTGGGAAGGAGGGTGGAAGGGGAAGCGGGGCCCGGCGAAGGAAGAggcggccgggcggggggaCCGGAGCCGAGGACGGACGGGGGAGAAGGGGCGGTCTCGGTGTCGGGGTTGGCCGGGGGCAAGGCGGAAGGAGCCTGAGGCGGCCTTGAgagggggcagggggctgggtgaccgtggggtgctgctggggaggccGGGCGCGGGCACGACCCCGGGGCGTCCCTCAAGGCCCCAGAGAAGGGTGGCGGGGCGGGGCTGGGCCCCCGGGCCGGGGCAGCCTGGAGCACGGGCCAGGGCGAGGGTGGCTAGCCCCGAGTGTGCCCGCTGCCCCTGGCCTGCACACGGTGGGCACCCGGTGGAGCAGCTCAGAGGCCGGGGCTCTCGGGCAAAGGTGCTGCGAGTGGGGCCAAGGTGCGGGCTGGAGGCCTGGTGTGGCTTCTGCACGTGCTGTTACTGCACCGTGAGCACGGGACGGCGTGCGGAGCCCTGCGCTCACCGCGTGTGCCGACAGCCTGTGCGCAGCTCTGGTGCCTGACAGGTCCAGGGCGCAGCTCACGTGCTTCTCGGCCGGTTCCGTTTGCATACAGGTACGTGGACTGGCAAAGTCTGTACTCGAAAACGTGTTTGAGGCACAGGTGAATAATCTGAAGCAGGTATTGATTCCACTAGCAGGGGCCTTGAAAGAACAGTTGGAAGAGTTTGTTCTTGAAAGGTCAAAGAACGGCTCAATTTAGGCTGCTGAGGAATATTCTCATCTGTACCAAGCTGTGTCAGTCGAAGGTTGTCTCTAAGTCTTGCTgcccctgtgctctgctgctggggtaGTCCAGAGCAGCCTAACTCATACATGAAACTACTTGAATGAGGTCATCAGTTTAAACCCTCTAAATGAACACAGTTCTCTCTGCTCGGTGCCTGTAATGTCTTCCTGCTGCTCTATTCTTCCCATCGTTTGGGTCCATATCACCCTGAAGCAGCACAGCTTCGCCCATTTGTTTTAGTACCCATGTGAGAACCAACCACACTGAACTGTTCCGCATTCCTTTGGGACAAAAGACCTGACTGGCCACTGATCACCTTGGAGTCTAGGTACTCTGACCAGCTTTCTAGTACAGACTGAGCAGAATTTGATGTGTACGTAGCTAAAAAAGTGCATACAAGTCTgataaatcttttgcttttttccatcaAGCTTGCACTCCCTTTATCCAGACAGCCAGATGTTACGCCAGACCtgtgagaaggaagaggaaaggtaTGTCAGGATTAACGGGACCACGTGgcaaaatgttttactgttgACATTACCAGAGTTCTACCCTAATGCCACAAGAAGAGAGGGTATTTGGAGAAATTAGTGGGTTTCACTTTTAAGATACAGAGCTCATCatgagaagagaggaaatacAATCCCTGCTGCGGGGTTCTGCAGTCCTTGATGGGTAATCACAAGGGTGAGGGAACCAGAATCTTCTTGGTAGTGCCAAATGATGTAATGAGGGGCAGTGGTCCCACCTAGCAGCTCAGAGGTGTTCCAGCTggacacaaaaggaaaaaggggtTCACTGGGAAGGCAGCGCAACGTGGGAACGCGCTTCACAGAGGGGCTGTGGAATATCCATCCCCAGAGGTTTTCAAGGGTTTGCTAGGCAAAGAAGTGGTGACAGTCCCACTTTAAAGGGGAGATTGGACTAGAAACTTCATAAGGTCCCTTTGTCAATCTTTTTGTGGTTCTGTGCTTCTAGAAATAATTCCTTGTAAGCTCAAAAGTTACTCAGAAAATTCAGCAGCTCATGAATGTGTGGGAATTACTAATTAACATTAGCAAGAGATCACTGATCTTGGTGGACAATACACCATGTTGTAATTCCGGAGTGCTGAAGGCAAGAGACAAGACCTAATTTTACTCACTCAATTCCTGTCATCTCAGTGTGATCTCTTAAGTTCTTCCTTCCTGTTTGGAGCACGTGGTCTATTTTCTTTGCAACTTGTTTCCTCTGATCTAGTTTGTAAGCACGTTCAGAGCTCTGACTTTGTACTGCTCTCCCTCAAGTGTTAATCTTCTCTTTGTAGACATCCCCAGCCATTTGGATGATCTTCCTCCCACAATGCTGAAGAAAGATTATGCCAATGTCCCAATAATAAATAGGTATGATACAGGGAAAGGGTATGACTGTTCTCTTCAGAGATTTGTATCTTACACACTGacctggtttcggctgggatagagttaatgttcttgttttgtatattctattatcattattattattattattttacttttctgttatattgaactgtctttaactcaacccacgagttttacccttttttccccaattctctcccccatcccactgtggggggagtgagcgatTCGCTGTGTGggtgttttagctgccagccgggTTAAACCGTTACACACAAGCAACCACACTACATGGAAGCTGTCACCTGCTCAGTAATTAATTAATGCTCTGTGGCCACTGGTATGCAATTTAGCACAAAAATTGCAGAGTCGTTTTGAAAGTCAAATTTGCAAAAGCAGTCACTGATTAAGGttatgtaagatttttttttaacttaatgtAGGATTAAGTGCTGGTTGCCCACATCTTCTGTAGACTTTGTGGTCCAcggaaaaaagaaatactcttGAAATGCTAGAAATAATCTTCTTGGAAATAATCTATGTCTGTCTTGAACTCCAGTGCTAGAGAGTGTGTAGTTAACAACTCCAAATGAATGGCTGCTTCTGAAATTTGGACCTAGAGTTTGGCAGTTTTATGCTTTGATTCTGGAACTGCTCTTGTGTGGTGCATGGAGAGCCTCCAGTGGCGTAACTGAGACTTTCACAGATCTTTGAAGGTGCCAGtcttaaaatttattattttgtcctTGCGCAATTACGTGGGGGTTAATCTTCAGCACCCAATTTGCACATACTGTTTTTGGAAGTGATAAGACTTCATCATCATTTGAAATCACAGTACTTCCCATGGCACTACTTGATGCTTCTGTAATCTGAGCCATGATTTTTCTTAGGAATGCAAGAGACGGTTTATGGCTGACAAGtatgggaggggaggagagttGCTGTAAATTTGTAGAGTAAATTGAGGTTGAGAAAAGTTAATATGTTCTGAAAACCCAACCTGATTTCTGTTGTTAAATATGCTTGGTTTCTGGTTTCTAAACTAATCTGCAATCTCCTTGCAGCGTTGACGATGTAGTGAAAAGACTATTGTCACTGGAAATGGCAAGCCAGGTTAGTTTCATTCTACTTGCATAAAAAAAACTTGAAGGTTTAGTGAGCACATTTGTGTAAGATTTGTCTATATTGTGAAATGCccttcactttatttttaagtgttgctCAGTGTCTGCAAATCTGGGGCTATTAAATACATGAGAGTGAGAAGTCTTGTATGCTCTTAAAATTTATCATGCAGTCttctttataataataattgaatagtaaaataagagaagaaaacattaggCAATCACAGGGGCGATGAGCTGTGTTATGTTACTGCTGATGGCTGGCCTCTGTTCCAGAAAATAGGACACTGGACAGCAGATGTTCTTCaaattacttttactttttgtatgcccagaaaaccaagcaaattGTAACGTAGCACAAAAATCTTACCATTTCTTGCTGCTTACCACTTCAGCTCAGAAAGATGTGAAAAGTAAAGGCTGCTGCCATGTGAGATCAGCTTCAGTTCTCTCTTCCACCCCTGAGAGCAGCGGGGCCTCTTCAATACCCTTCTTCTGTGATCTTGGGAAGAAGGGTGTGCCTGGACTCGGTTTGAACAATGATGAATCTGTGTTCTGCTGAGATCTTTTTGTGCTGCTTCCCCGCTGTACTCTGAGCACTGTCCTGCAAGCAGTAGGTCCTTTTTTGCAGCACTCTTTACACCTTTTGTGATGGACATTGAGTAAAGCTATTAATTACAAAGCCTTTATCTGGTGGGCATTTGGGAAGACAGCCGGGGTGTCTCAGACCTTTAGCATTATTGAGAAAGTAACAAGCCGTTTTCTGTTATCCACagaaggagaagatgaaaataaagacacaGCAGCTGGTGGAGAAGGTCAGGAGGTCTCCCAACGACAATGGCTCCTTTGAAGTGCAAGGTAAgttaaaaaagtagaaagataTTGTTGGCAGATGATACATCTCTGCTTTTATTCAGCCATTCCCACCCCAGCACTTAGTTTCCTGTGTTGGGTAGGAGAATCTCCTTCAGGAGAGCACCTGGGAGGCAAGTAGCTGCAGTATGTCCGGGAGAACGTGTTCAGGGTTTGGGAGCGCTGCAGAGGCAGCGTGCGGCCTGACTGGCAGGTGTCTGTGAGGATGATTTCCAAATTCCTACTCCATATCCACCCTCCAAAGGCAGCACGTGCGTTGTTATGCCTGAAGTGCTTACGTGACGTGAAGCGTTGCGCTGCATTCATTACCAAAATGAACTACTCGATTTAGTCATGGAGCCCACGTTTCCCTCTGCATCAGAGAGCTCTGGCTGAAGCGCGATGTCAGGACAGCGCAGAGATGAAGGCCACACTGCCATTTACCAAGATGCACTCCTTGATCTTTAATAAAGGCGTTCAGTTTCTCAGGATGCCACCAGTGTCTTTCTCCAAAGCCTGAAATCACAAAGAGCTGGTTGCTGCTTTTAGAAAGAACGCTTAGTTTGTGTCTGTTCCTCCAAAGCTTAAACCAAGGGAAGTGCAATGAATGTAAAGTCACCAGTGAGCTCAAGAGGCATTTTACAGATAAATTCATACGATCTGTTGTTAAAATTTTAACCTCTAATTAAGCAGCTTCATAATAGTAATAGTTCTGACTGGCTTATGGAGGTTatattttgtggtttgttttgccTTTATTCAGAGGGCTGCGGGGTAATATTTGCTGTGGTGCAGTGGGTACCCCTAAGAGCGGCAGTCCTCAGCTGCCAGTTCGAAGGGAATGCAAATGGTGCTGTCTCACCCTGGGAAGCTGCAGCTTTCACACGGCTTCTTATGTCTGTTCTTTATAGTTGCTATGTTGACTGCCAAGATACGCACTTACGAGGAACATCTTCAGAGGCATCCCAAGGTAACTATCAGTAATCTGAGCCCACACGTCTGAGACAGCAGCTGTTCAGGTTGTTTTCTCAGTTTAGaacaaaaggattttaattCTGGGGATTATGGCTTTCCTAAGAAGGTTTATAAAATAGTTATAACTGTTCCCTGGTGCCAGTCTGGGAAACTGCTGGTTCAGTCACAGCTATGTTCTCACCAGCTGGAATGCGGAGTGTTTTTTTgttgaggtttggttttttgttgggttttttttgctagatTGG is part of the Balearica regulorum gibbericeps isolate bBalReg1 chromosome 22, bBalReg1.pri, whole genome shotgun sequence genome and harbors:
- the MRPS15 gene encoding small ribosomal subunit protein uS15m, which codes for MLALRTVLGRCLAGPARRGAAVLGSGGGGAACTPFIQTARCYARPVRRKRKDIPSHLDDLPPTMLKKDYANVPIINSVDDVVKRLLSLEMASQKEKMKIKTQQLVEKVRRSPNDNGSFEVQVAMLTAKIRTYEEHLQRHPKDKNNRRRMLMAVDRRKKLLSYLRRVRYDTFENTCKQLNIQYTLPPPYSKRITKRWVVKKAFCRKVFQEVRKLKAPERLKQRREWQARARAAKEKEAQREGTAV